TCCATCGACACTTACAAATCGTCCGTTGCCCGCGCCGCTTTGGATAGCGGCGCCGATATCGTCAACGACATCAGCGCGCTGCGTTTCGATCCGGCCATGGTCGGCTTGATCGCGGCGGAAAAAATCCCGGTGATCTTGATGCATATGCAGGGCACTCCGCGCACCATGCAAGTGGAGCCGCGTTACGACGATGTGGTGCGCGAGGTGCGCGACTTTCTCGCGGCGCAGCTTTATGACGCGCTCGACGTCGGCATCGCCGCCGAGTCGGTGCTGCTCGATCCGGGCATCGGCTTCGGCAAAAACCTTGAGCACAATTTGCAACTACTTCGCGGCCTGCCGATCTTCGCGGCGTTAGGCCAGCCGCTATTGGTCGGCGTGTCGCGCAAGACTTTCATCGGCAAAATTCTCGACTTAGATCCCCACCAGCGGCTCGAAGGCAGCTTGGCGGCGAATGTCGCCGCGGTGCTTAGCGGCGCCAATATCGTGCGCGTGCACGACGTTGTCGAAACCTGCCGGGCGATCAAGGTCGCCGATGCGCTCCGCTTCGGCCCGGCGCGGTGACGATAAAGGCACGACGATGTTCGACATGATCCCGCAAATTCGCTGGCAAGATGTCTTGGACATCGGCATCATCGCGTTCCTGGTTTATCGGGCGCTGCACATCGTGCGCGGTAGCCGGGCGATGCAGATGATCATCGGCCTGGCGGTGATTTTGGTCGCTTATGTTTCGTCCCGCGCCCTCGGATTGTTCACGCTCAACTGGATTCTCGACAATTTTCTCGCCTCGATCATTCTCGTCATCATTGTGATTTTTCAAAGCGATATTCGCCGGGCGCTGACTCAAGTGGGCAGCGCGCCGATGTTCGTCTCGGCGGAGCGCGAGGTGCAGCGGCGCGAGGAAATCATCGATGAAGTGGCCCAAGCGGCGCTGGCGATGGCGTCCAAGCATGTCGGCGCCCTAGTCGTGTTCGAACGCGAAGTCGGTCTCAACGAGTATATGGAAATCGGCACCCGGCTCGACGCCAGGGTGAGCCGGGAACTATTGGAAAGCGTTTTTCTGCCCCATTCGCCGATCCACGACGGCGCGCTGGTGATTCAAAAAGGGCGGGTGACGGCGGTGCGCTGCTTGTTGCCGCTCAGCACCAATCCGCATTTGAAAAAAACCTGGGGCACGCGCCATCGTGCCGCACTCGGCGTGACCGAAGAGACCGATGCCGTGGCGCTGGTGGTTTCCGAACAGGAAGGCACGGCGACTTTGGTGGTCGCTGGCAACGTTACGGAAAATGTCGATGGTGTGCGCTTGCGCGCGGCGCTACAGGAACTGCTTAAACCATGAAACGGCTGTGGGAAAAAATCGTCGCCCTGGCCGGAAGCAATTTCGGTTTGAAAGTCTTGGCGCTGGTGATCGCTCTCGGCCTGTGGACCGCCGGCCATCGAGATATCGAGCGGGCCATCGAAGTGGCGGTGGAGTTTCGCAATCTTCCATCCGACTTGATGGTGGTGGACAATCGCGTCGATTACGTAGTCTTGCGCTTGAACGGACCGCGCACCTTGGTTTCGACCCTCGATCCCGACGACATGAAACTCTCCCTCGATCTCCAGGGCGCCAAGTCCGGTCCGGCGAGTTATCCGTTGAGCGGCGGACTGTTCAATCTGCCACGCGGTATTACCGTGGCGCGGATCACGCCGCCGGTGGTGCATGTGCGTTTTGACCCGGTGTTGCGGCGGGCGGTGCCGGTGACCATCAAACTTTCCGGTAAACCCAGCAGCGGTTACCGCATCGTCCACTCGGTCGCCGAGCCGCAAACCGTTTCGGTGTCGGGACCGGCGGAAGAGGTGCAGCGGCTGGCGTCCGTCGATACCCTGCCCATCGACGTTTTCGAAAGCCGCGGCGTCATCAAGCGTAAGGTGCGCCTGTCCAACGACGGCAAGCCGTTGACGTTTCTCCCCGACCAGGTGGACGTAGTGGTGACCATCGAGGAGGAAGAGGTCAGCCGGGACTTTAGCGCCGTCGCCGTGCGGGCGAAGGATTTCGCCGGCGCCTATACAGTTTTACCGTCGACGGTTTCATTAAAAATTTCTGGTGCCAAATCGCTGCTCGATAAGCTAGAATTGAGCGGTAACGAGGTGTTTTTGAGTCTCAAGGGGTTGGGCCTTGGCGATCATAACCTGCCTTTGATGACTGACCTGCCTGCCGGTGTACGTGTCGTCGAACAAAAGCCCCAGCGCGTCCGCGTGCGCATCACCCGGCTGGCGAACTGAAAATTTCTAGTTTAGGAGTTGCTACCGATGAGTTTGCCGCAGATGAAAAAGAAACCGGCGAAGCGCCGACTGTTTGGCACCGACGGAGTGCGCGGGGTCGCCAATCAAGAACCGATGACTTCCGAGATGGCGCTCAAGCTCGGCCGCGCCATCGCCAAGGTGTTGTACGAATCGCAACCGTCGGAGTCCTCCGGTCGCATGGCGCCGGCTTCCTTCGCGCGCCAGAACGGCGCCAACGATAAGCATCGATTCAAAATTCTCATTGGCAAAGACACCCGGCTTTCCGGTTACATGCTCGAAACCGCGTTGGCGTCGGGGATCGTCTCCATGGGCGCGGACGTGTTACTCGTCGGCCCCATGCCGACGCCGGGCGTGGCGTTCTTGACCCGCAGCATGCGCGCCGACGCCGGCGTGGTGATCTCGGCGTCGCACAACCCCTATCAAGACAACGGCATCAAGTTTTTTTCCTGGGACGGCTTCAAGCTGCCCGACGAAGTCGAAGCGCGCATGGAGGAAATTATTTTCAGCGGCGAGATCGAAACTTCCCGGCCGACCGCTGGCGCGATTGGCAAAGCGTTTCGAATTTCCGACGCGGTGGGGCGCTACAATGTGTTTCTTAAAAATAGTTTTCCGCGCAACTTGACCTTGGAAGGGTTGAAGATCGTCGTCGACTGCGGCCATGGCGCGGCCTACAAAGTCGTGCCGGAAGTTTTATCCGAACTGGGCGCGCAAATTCTGCCCATCGGTGTGCTGCCCGACGGCGAGAATATCAACCGGCGTTGCGGCGCGCTCTATCCGGAAACCGCGCGGGAAGTGCTGTTGCATGAGAAAGCCGACTTTGCCGTGGCGCTCGACGGCGACGCCGACCGCGCCGTGTTCATCGATGAGACCGGCGAGATTCTCGATGGCGATCATATCTTGGCGATCTGCGCCCTGGACATGCAGGAAAAGGGAATTCTTAAAGGCAACGGCGTGGTCGCCACGGTGATGAGCAATTTAGGACTCGATATCGCCATGAAAAAAGCCGGGCTCGAAGTCGTGCGCGCCCAGGTCGGCGACCGCTACGTGGTCGAAAAAATGGTCGCGGGAAATTACAACCTCGGCGGTGAACAGTCCGGCCATATCCTTTTCCTCGATCACAACAGCACCGGTGACGGCGCGATTACCTGTTTGCAGATGCTCGCGTTGATGGTCGAGAAGCGCAAGCGTTTATCCGAATTGCACAGCGTCATGAAGCGCTTGCCGCAAGTGTTGGTCAACGTCAATGTTAAAGAGCGCAAGGATTTTTCGCACATGCCCAAGGTGACCGAGAAGATTGCCGAGATCGAACGCGCGCTCGCCGGCCGCGGCCGAGTGTTGGTGCGCTACTCCGGCACTGAACTGTTAGCGCGCGTCATGATCGAAGGGGAAGATCAAAAAAAGATTCGCGCCATGGCGGATGATATCGCCAGTGAAATCCGCGCCGAGGTCGGCAAGTAGGGGCCGGTCGCGACCGGCCCGGCCCGGTTAGGATTCGGATAATTAACCGCAAAGTACGCAAAAATTTCAGGAAGAAATCCGATTGTAGGGGCAAGGCGTGCCTTGCCCTCGCCGCTATGAAACCCTATCGACACCTATATCAGAAAATCTGCAATTCATGATCCGCCTAGGCGTCAATGTCGATCACGTTGCCACGGTGCGCCAGGCGCGCGGCGGCGCACTTCCCGATCCCGTCGAGGCGGCTTTGCTCGCCGAGAAGGCGGGCGCCAACAGCATTACCGTGCACCTGCGCGAAGACCGCCGCCATATTCAAGAACGGGACGTCATTCTGCTGCGCCAGAAAGCTCGCAGCAAAGTCAATTTAGAAATGGCGGTGACGCCGGCGATGGTGGCTTTCGCCGCCAAGCTCGGTCCCGACGACGCCTGCTTCGTGCCGGAAAAACGCCAGGAGCTTACTACTGAGGGCGGCCTCAATGTCGTGGCCCAGCGGCGCAAAATTAAAAGCGCGGTGGCGTTGCTTCAGGATTTGGGCATCAACGTTGCCTTGTTCATCGATCCGGTGAAAGCGCAGATCGAAGCGGCCAAAGATGTTGGCGCCCATGCCATCGAGATTCACACCGGCGCGTATTGCAACACCGTCGGCGCCAAACGCGCCAAGGAGTTGCGCGCCATAGTCGCCGCGGCGAAGTTTGCCAAGCTTTTAGGAATCGAAGTGCACGGCGGCCACGGACTCAATGTCGACAACGTATTGCCGATCGCGAAAATTCCCGAGATGGTCGAGTTGAACATCGGCCACAGCATCATCGCCCGCGCGGTGATCGTCGGCATTCGACAAGCCGTCCGTGAAATGAAAGAACTACTCGCTAAAGCGAAAGAATAACAGGTTCAAACCGTTTGAACGGAGCGCCCCTCGATACAGCCCTGCGGGCTTACTCGGGGAGGCGGGTGCTCAAACACCGATTATCCTGAGTAGCGCGAAGCGCGTATCGAAGGATTGAACTTCCTAAACCATGCTAGTTGTAACCGCTGAACAGATGCGCGAACTCGATCGCCGGACCATCGAGCAATATGGCGTGGCGAGCTTGACGCTGATGGAGCGCGCCGGCGAAGCCATTGCGCAGGCGCTGCTCGAACGCTTTTCGCGCAACGCCAAGAAGGGCGTTTTGATCGTCGCCGGCAAAGGCAACAACGGCGGCGACGGCTTTGTCGTTGCGCGTTTGCTCAAGAAAAAACGCATCCCCTGCGAAGTGGTGTTGCTGGCGCGGCAAGCGGAGCTTTCTTCTGACGCCAAGCATAATCTCGCCGCATTCAAAAAACTCAAGGGCAAGGTCAGCGAGATCGCCGGCGACGATCTCGGCTTGCTGAGCCA
The sequence above is drawn from the Deltaproteobacteria bacterium genome and encodes:
- a CDS encoding YbbR-like domain-containing protein, which codes for MKRLWEKIVALAGSNFGLKVLALVIALGLWTAGHRDIERAIEVAVEFRNLPSDLMVVDNRVDYVVLRLNGPRTLVSTLDPDDMKLSLDLQGAKSGPASYPLSGGLFNLPRGITVARITPPVVHVRFDPVLRRAVPVTIKLSGKPSSGYRIVHSVAEPQTVSVSGPAEEVQRLASVDTLPIDVFESRGVIKRKVRLSNDGKPLTFLPDQVDVVVTIEEEEVSRDFSAVAVRAKDFAGAYTVLPSTVSLKISGAKSLLDKLELSGNEVFLSLKGLGLGDHNLPLMTDLPAGVRVVEQKPQRVRVRITRLAN
- a CDS encoding TIGR00159 family protein is translated as MFDMIPQIRWQDVLDIGIIAFLVYRALHIVRGSRAMQMIIGLAVILVAYVSSRALGLFTLNWILDNFLASIILVIIVIFQSDIRRALTQVGSAPMFVSAEREVQRREEIIDEVAQAALAMASKHVGALVVFEREVGLNEYMEIGTRLDARVSRELLESVFLPHSPIHDGALVIQKGRVTAVRCLLPLSTNPHLKKTWGTRHRAALGVTEETDAVALVVSEQEGTATLVVAGNVTENVDGVRLRAALQELLKP
- a CDS encoding pyridoxine 5'-phosphate synthase, with product MIRLGVNVDHVATVRQARGGALPDPVEAALLAEKAGANSITVHLREDRRHIQERDVILLRQKARSKVNLEMAVTPAMVAFAAKLGPDDACFVPEKRQELTTEGGLNVVAQRRKIKSAVALLQDLGINVALFIDPVKAQIEAAKDVGAHAIEIHTGAYCNTVGAKRAKELRAIVAAAKFAKLLGIEVHGGHGLNVDNVLPIAKIPEMVELNIGHSIIARAVIVGIRQAVREMKELLAKAKE
- a CDS encoding phosphoglucosamine mutase, which codes for MKKKPAKRRLFGTDGVRGVANQEPMTSEMALKLGRAIAKVLYESQPSESSGRMAPASFARQNGANDKHRFKILIGKDTRLSGYMLETALASGIVSMGADVLLVGPMPTPGVAFLTRSMRADAGVVISASHNPYQDNGIKFFSWDGFKLPDEVEARMEEIIFSGEIETSRPTAGAIGKAFRISDAVGRYNVFLKNSFPRNLTLEGLKIVVDCGHGAAYKVVPEVLSELGAQILPIGVLPDGENINRRCGALYPETAREVLLHEKADFAVALDGDADRAVFIDETGEILDGDHILAICALDMQEKGILKGNGVVATVMSNLGLDIAMKKAGLEVVRAQVGDRYVVEKMVAGNYNLGGEQSGHILFLDHNSTGDGAITCLQMLALMVEKRKRLSELHSVMKRLPQVLVNVNVKERKDFSHMPKVTEKIAEIERALAGRGRVLVRYSGTELLARVMIEGEDQKKIRAMADDIASEIRAEVGK
- the folP gene encoding dihydropteroate synthase, with protein sequence MTGNNPSNPTGNLSPLGFLNPALAQSGGELVTRHGRVDFRRRTAVMGVLNVTPDSFYDGGRWRDAQQAIADGVAMVAAGADIIDIGGESSRPGAEEVSASEELARVLPVIEGLRKQISLPISIDTYKSSVARAALDSGADIVNDISALRFDPAMVGLIAAEKIPVILMHMQGTPRTMQVEPRYDDVVREVRDFLAAQLYDALDVGIAAESVLLDPGIGFGKNLEHNLQLLRGLPIFAALGQPLLVGVSRKTFIGKILDLDPHQRLEGSLAANVAAVLSGANIVRVHDVVETCRAIKVADALRFGPAR